Genomic segment of Mucilaginibacter sabulilitoris:
CATTTTCAAAGTATTGCCAATCTCTGGTGGTTTGCAAACCTACGCCAACACCACTATCGGATACTGCGGTATAGGTAAGATAATAAGTATCGCCTATCTGGCTCACCCGGCAATCTTCGATGCCGAATCGTTCCAGGTAGCCCTGTCCAAACATGGGAGCATAGTCTCCCGGCTCGGTGAAATGCACACCATCATCACTGGATAATAAGCGTAAATGTGAGATTGTGGTCAGGTAATCCAGGCCTTTATAACTGATTACCCGGGCATCGATGGCGATTAGGTCGGGATCGTTTAATGGTACTTCGATGATCTCGGTATTCCCAGTCGCGTTCAGGGCGGGGAAAAACAGTACACCTTCCTTTTGCACAACCCCTTCTGCTACCCTGACCAGAAGCCATATTTTCCCCCCGTAACGGAATACGCCCGGATTCAGCAGACTAATGATTTGTAAACCACCAGCGCTGGGCGCAAGGTCTTTAGGTAATAACAAAGGATTTTCCGGGAAACGCTGGGCCAGGTCCATCCTGCTTTTTCCCGGCTCATTGATGATCTGTAACATGATTTGTTCTTTTTAAGATTTGATAACCGATCCCGGCGAAGACTGCAAAGACAAGGTGAGCCGGAACGAGTTGCAGGTAATATTTATTAAAACTTAACGAAGGTGGCAGCGGATGCAATTTAAATGTGGTTTTCCAGACTGCTACTGCCAGCAAGCCACTTAAGCCACCCAACCAAAGGTTCGTTTTCAGATCAGGTTTTAATTTTCCGCGCCGCCAAAGCTCCACATAGACTAGTGCAAAAAGCAGACCTACCCCATAATGACCGAGCCAGCCTAAAGCCAGGCTCCGCTGCTTGTCCAGTTTCGGAATGAGACGGCCAGCCAGTTGTCCGAGGCGCTCCGGTTCGCTGAAGTTTTCGCCATCGGCCAGCGAAATGAGGTAGCTGAACAGGGTCATGAAAGTTGTACCGGTAATTCCACTGGCTAATATTTCCTTAGTTTTCATCGCTGCTGATCTTGATTAGGTTTTTGGTTGCCGGTCCTGTCAATACATTTCCGTCAATATCATAACGTGCACCGTGACAGGGACAGTCCCAGCTTTTTTCTTCGCCGTTCCAGTTCACGATACACGCGGCATGAGTGCAAACCGGGCTGAGCGCGTGGATAATTCCTTGTTTATCCCGGTAGGCCGCGATCTTTTCACCGTCTACCTCAACGACCTTGCCGGTACCCGGCTGTAATCTTTTTAAGGAATCGGTTTCATGTATACCTACGCGATCAGCTACAAAATGATAGGCGACATCTGCATTCTCTTTAACAAATTCGGTGAAACCATCTATCGGTTTAATGCGGGAAGGATTGAACAAGTCCCGGTATCTATTGGGCCGTCTCCTGACCAAGTCGCTGAGTATTTTGCCGGCGATACTGCCCAGCATCATCCCGTTACCGTTATAGCCGGTTGCGCAGTAAATACCATCCGCCGCCAGCGGCATCTGTCCGATATAAGGAAGGCCATCCACAGGTACATAATATTGTGATGACCAGCGGTATTTAACCGACGACACGTTATAATATTTCCGGATGTATTTTTCCAGATCGGCAAAGGCTTTTTCCGGGTCGGCATGGCCCGCCTTATGATCATTACCACCGGCGATCAAAAGTTTTTCACTGTCAATTACCTGTGTCCG
This window contains:
- a CDS encoding glycoside hydrolase family 130 protein; translated protein: MLQIINEPGKSRMDLAQRFPENPLLLPKDLAPSAGGLQIISLLNPGVFRYGGKIWLLVRVAEGVVQKEGVLFFPALNATGNTEIIEVPLNDPDLIAIDARVISYKGLDYLTTISHLRLLSSDDGVHFTEPGDYAPMFGQGYLERFGIEDCRVSQIGDTYYLTYTAVSDSGVGVGLQTTRDWQYFENAGMILPPHNKDCAIFEETINGKYYCLHRPSSKEIGGNYIWLAESSDGKQWGNHQCLIKTRPSLWDSARVGAGAAPIRTGRGWLAIYHGANTEHQYCLGAFLMDLDNPSKIISRTVEPIMVPTEPYELSGFFGHVVFTNGHLADGDRLTMYYGAADEFVCGAHFSISAILEQLVSY